From the Flavimarina sp. Hel_I_48 genome, one window contains:
- a CDS encoding DUF6952 family protein, with product MKLPVIKHLQKNNSKESLEHTIEVLESFTEHRSVSDEEMDVIGELVTNICGALEMHEMIAGGMKEIDAANGFAKKVLGSIDR from the coding sequence ATGAAGTTACCAGTAATTAAACATTTACAAAAAAACAACAGCAAGGAGAGCCTTGAACATACCATTGAAGTTTTAGAATCTTTTACAGAGCACCGTTCTGTAAGCGATGAGGAAATGGATGTCATTGGTGAACTCGTAACTAATATTTGTGGAGCGCTGGAGATGCATGAAATGATCGCTGGCGGCATGAAAGAAATTGATGCTGCAAATGGATTTGCCAAAAAAGTTTTGGGTTCCATAGACAGGTAG